Proteins from a genomic interval of Kribbella aluminosa:
- a CDS encoding class I SAM-dependent methyltransferase: MPAQMSHPLFARVYARLRPVMDRQGVAEHRGRLLTGLAGRVLEVGCGDGGNFAHYPAEVTEVIGVEPEPYLRTKAAERSREVDVPVTVVDGPAEQLPVDDGSFDAVVVSLVLCSVADPGQALKEAYRVLRPGGELRFYEHVAAPAGGRLARVQWAADATLWPVLMGGCHVARDAAAAISAAGFVIEEIDRFDFPPGQPSPASPHILGRATRPQTNGTAS; the protein is encoded by the coding sequence ATGCCAGCACAGATGTCGCACCCGCTGTTCGCCCGTGTGTACGCCCGCCTCAGACCGGTGATGGATCGCCAAGGTGTGGCCGAGCATCGCGGCCGCCTGCTCACGGGCTTGGCCGGCCGTGTCCTCGAGGTCGGGTGTGGTGACGGCGGGAACTTCGCTCACTACCCGGCCGAAGTCACTGAGGTCATTGGCGTCGAGCCCGAGCCCTACCTGCGCACCAAAGCGGCAGAGCGCTCGCGTGAGGTCGACGTGCCGGTCACCGTGGTCGACGGGCCGGCGGAACAACTGCCGGTCGACGACGGCTCGTTCGACGCCGTCGTGGTCTCGCTGGTGTTGTGCTCGGTGGCCGATCCGGGCCAAGCGCTGAAGGAGGCCTACCGGGTACTGCGCCCTGGTGGCGAGCTGCGGTTCTATGAGCATGTCGCCGCACCGGCTGGTGGCCGCCTGGCGAGGGTCCAGTGGGCCGCGGACGCGACGTTGTGGCCTGTGTTGATGGGCGGCTGTCACGTGGCCCGCGACGCGGCGGCGGCGATCAGCGCCGCTGGGTTCGTCATCGAGGAGATCGACCGTTTCGACTTTCCACCCGGTCAGCCGTCGCCTGCCTCGCCGCACATCCTCGGTCGCGCGACTCGCCCCCAGACCAACGGGACGGCGTCATGA
- a CDS encoding FtsK/SpoIIIE domain-containing protein, whose translation MPVHYGSGSEPFYLIGHVGRLLWRYRAELAPLYWLAGCLLAGSWLHKVHPNWWPLIVLAGIAGIVVLAVRPAKVLARFPLLERWRVRVWGAGFIAFVTQWLTAATIHGATAGPMESFAIIGTGVFAVPWLWREDRRRLTRVRIIRDHFPDTADAAGLTGARMVSAVMDKWGWTARIKLRRGQTYSDVVKALPELESALGARIGGTRAEPVTDDASQFTLRLVETDPHAQPIVWEPRAVPVVGKSRASITQPVTVGVFEDGAPITVPLLRKHVLIGGATDSGKSGLLNVILARIAECGDAIAWGIDLKKGMELAPWSSVLQILATDNDSAERLLQAGVDELEKRAEFLMGRGRREWYPKFDAPQLFIIIDEYAELSKKAQRLADSISRRGRAVAVVLLIATQRPTQKAMGESSALRSQMNIRFCLRVNERPDVDLILGVGKLSAGWDATKFDGPGKFFVSGPGMDTPRRGRAYLITDADVTETATTYARPGSAADQLADTAGTGRPESRSQRLSGGPETIGAPATVSGPEMALWATLRDAPPEGVTAGVLQDATGKGRAWVYKRLKAGQADTTIASPSYGRWRAVRPRQATPADRPADSTGPTPEGDTGGDPANRPQDHSP comes from the coding sequence GTGCCGGTTCATTACGGATCGGGTAGTGAGCCGTTCTATCTGATCGGGCATGTCGGCCGGTTGCTGTGGCGCTACCGGGCCGAGCTCGCCCCGTTGTATTGGCTGGCCGGTTGTTTGCTGGCCGGTTCGTGGCTGCACAAGGTCCACCCGAATTGGTGGCCGTTGATCGTGCTGGCCGGTATCGCCGGAATTGTGGTGCTGGCAGTCCGTCCGGCAAAGGTGCTGGCACGCTTCCCGCTATTGGAGAGGTGGCGTGTCCGTGTGTGGGGAGCGGGATTCATCGCGTTTGTGACGCAGTGGCTGACCGCTGCGACGATTCACGGCGCGACCGCTGGCCCGATGGAATCCTTTGCCATCATCGGTACCGGGGTTTTCGCGGTGCCGTGGTTGTGGCGGGAAGACAGGCGACGCCTTACCCGGGTCCGGATCATTCGGGACCATTTCCCCGACACTGCCGACGCGGCCGGACTGACCGGCGCACGGATGGTGTCAGCGGTAATGGACAAATGGGGTTGGACCGCGAGAATCAAACTCCGGCGCGGCCAAACCTATTCGGACGTAGTCAAGGCGCTACCCGAATTGGAATCGGCATTGGGTGCCCGGATCGGTGGAACACGCGCCGAACCGGTCACCGACGACGCATCGCAATTCACATTGCGACTAGTCGAGACCGACCCCCACGCACAACCCATTGTGTGGGAACCACGCGCCGTGCCAGTCGTCGGGAAATCCCGCGCGTCGATCACTCAGCCGGTCACGGTCGGGGTATTCGAAGACGGCGCACCGATCACGGTTCCGCTGCTGCGAAAGCATGTCCTGATCGGTGGCGCTACCGACTCCGGCAAATCCGGGCTGCTGAACGTGATCCTGGCACGGATCGCAGAATGCGGCGATGCCATTGCCTGGGGCATCGACCTGAAAAAGGGAATGGAGCTAGCGCCCTGGTCGAGCGTCCTGCAAATTCTGGCCACCGATAACGATTCCGCCGAACGGCTACTACAAGCCGGTGTAGATGAATTGGAGAAACGCGCGGAATTTCTAATGGGCCGAGGCCGGCGTGAGTGGTATCCGAAATTCGATGCACCGCAACTGTTTATCATCATCGATGAATACGCGGAACTGTCGAAGAAAGCCCAACGATTGGCGGATTCAATCTCCCGGCGTGGCCGTGCTGTTGCGGTAGTCCTGTTGATCGCTACTCAGCGGCCGACTCAAAAGGCGATGGGTGAATCGTCGGCGCTGCGGTCCCAAATGAATATCAGGTTCTGTCTGCGGGTGAATGAGCGTCCCGACGTCGACCTGATCTTGGGTGTCGGGAAACTCTCGGCGGGTTGGGATGCAACGAAGTTCGACGGACCGGGGAAATTCTTTGTGTCCGGTCCGGGAATGGACACACCCCGCCGTGGACGCGCGTATCTGATCACCGATGCCGACGTGACCGAGACCGCGACCACCTACGCCCGTCCCGGCTCAGCAGCCGACCAGCTTGCCGACACAGCAGGCACCGGACGCCCTGAGAGCCGTTCTCAGCGCCTGTCAGGGGGTCCGGAGACCATCGGGGCACCCGCGACCGTGTCAGGCCCGGAAATGGCGCTCTGGGCGACCCTGCGAGACGCCCCACCGGAGGGGGTCACCGCAGGCGTCTTGCAGGACGCGACCGGCAAGGGCCGAGCGTGGGTCTACAAGCGCCTGAAAGCCGGTCAGGCCGATACCACCATCGCGAGCCCCAGCTATGGCCGCTGGCGAGCCGTCAGGCCCCGGCAGGCGACCCCTGCCGACCGGCCCGCCGACAGCACCGGCCCGACCCCGGAAGGAGACACCGGCGGAGACCCCGCCAACCGGCCACAAGATCACTCACCGTAA
- a CDS encoding TetR/AcrR family transcriptional regulator, which yields MVRTIPSDRFAAVVAAAARVFITHGYQRAQVQDVADELGLAKGTLYGYAQGKAALFAAAVRFADGHEPLPVPADLPVPAPADGEVAALVSDRLIREVADLRLARALTDPLPADAPPADLRAEFVGIVTDLYARLARHRIAIKLIDRCGPELPDLAEVWFGTGRRANVSGIEEYLARRQQAGTVSLPGPAPLVARTIVELCALWAVHCHFDPAPGPSGAVASVVVDDAAVASMIAEIVARATTPTLK from the coding sequence ATGGTTCGGACGATTCCTTCAGACCGGTTCGCGGCGGTGGTTGCTGCGGCGGCGCGGGTGTTCATCACGCATGGCTATCAGCGTGCTCAGGTGCAGGATGTGGCTGACGAACTTGGGCTGGCCAAGGGCACGTTGTATGGCTACGCGCAGGGCAAGGCGGCCCTGTTCGCGGCCGCGGTGCGCTTCGCGGACGGGCATGAACCGCTACCAGTGCCGGCCGATCTCCCGGTACCGGCGCCGGCGGATGGGGAGGTCGCGGCGCTGGTGTCCGACCGCCTGATCCGCGAGGTCGCAGACCTGAGGCTGGCCCGGGCGCTGACCGATCCCCTCCCCGCCGACGCGCCGCCGGCGGACCTCCGGGCGGAGTTCGTCGGCATCGTCACCGACCTGTACGCCCGCCTGGCCCGGCACCGGATCGCCATCAAGCTGATTGACAGGTGCGGCCCGGAGTTGCCCGATCTAGCCGAGGTGTGGTTCGGCACCGGCAGGCGGGCGAACGTCAGTGGCATCGAGGAGTATCTGGCCCGCCGTCAGCAGGCCGGCACCGTCAGTCTGCCCGGGCCGGCGCCGTTGGTGGCCCGCACGATCGTGGAGCTGTGCGCGCTCTGGGCGGTGCACTGCCACTTCGACCCCGCCCCCGGTCCCTCCGGCGCCGTCGCGTCCGTCGTCGTCGACGACGCGGCAGTTGCCTCGATGATCGCCGAAATTGTCGCACGAGCGACCACCCCAACCTTGAAGTGA
- a CDS encoding site-specific integrase: MRRVLTDPPIEAATIITEHPVDDLLRRYPPRRPVDSWPQTYFSREQVMELLLHSRYRSAVYETEYVRRRGLRWVLSWLETFPGESWQSRWLVSGADAAGWEWIKLVERWLKPDAAVSANDHFALLSGVNALIYSEVVRPTYRWLLGQRGPTKLLKRVKAVIDPAGFRRLHEVASSLEGVHDKRLQEALNRVAWIVIHKGGGVMDVTLGDLLELNEAARARNRLRVRHLNLTYQLLLGAGVLPDGLPPNIRPLISRGQASVEDMVDRYEVACRSVRDLLVAYLKERQPSVDYVTLDRTSHDLVKLFWKDLELHNPGIESLRLLPEVAISWKQRVKVLRSKDGTSKGERKNYPGVLLQVRAFYLDIAQWAAEEPERWAHWVAPCPVKANECAVRKAKLHRKSRMDQRTRDQLPALPSLVDALNQYRRRCEQLLQAARTTAPGQPFTCHGEPWTRPQMPYNHTSKVYATDDTGRRHDLSTREDRAFWAWALVEVLRHSGARIEETLELTHHAFVQYTLPTTGEIVPLLQIVPSKTDTERLILVSPELGEVLATVIRRIRTDGAAVPLVSARDIHEKTWSAPMPFLFQRQYASERRVISSACARDLIKKVAEEAGFAASSGGEAVTFTPHDFRRMFVTDLVMNGLPPHIAQVICGHQDINTTMGYRAVYPQEAISNFRGFLARRRSTRPGAEYRTPTPEEWDEFLGHFEKRKVSTGSCARAFGTPCIHEHACVRCSMLRPDPAQRPRMTEIRDNLISRIAEAEREGWLGEVDGLKISLAGAEDKLQEMKRLEQRFPTIHLGMPDFSRVTATTITPAQTGLEPPGLLTTNTID, from the coding sequence ACCTTTCCTGGGGAGTCGTGGCAAAGCCGATGGTTGGTCAGTGGCGCCGATGCGGCGGGTTGGGAATGGATCAAGCTCGTCGAGCGGTGGCTGAAACCCGACGCGGCAGTTTCGGCCAATGACCACTTCGCGCTCCTGAGTGGTGTCAACGCCTTGATCTACAGCGAAGTGGTGCGGCCGACCTACCGCTGGTTGCTCGGGCAGCGAGGGCCCACGAAGCTGCTCAAGCGAGTCAAGGCTGTCATCGACCCTGCCGGGTTCAGGCGTCTGCACGAGGTGGCCAGTAGTCTTGAAGGCGTTCACGACAAGCGCCTGCAGGAGGCGCTGAATCGGGTTGCCTGGATCGTGATTCACAAGGGCGGCGGTGTCATGGACGTCACCTTGGGCGACCTGCTAGAGCTGAACGAGGCAGCGAGGGCAAGGAACCGACTGCGGGTGAGGCACCTCAACCTCACCTATCAACTACTGCTCGGTGCAGGTGTCCTGCCCGACGGGCTCCCGCCCAACATCCGACCGCTGATCAGCCGCGGACAGGCCAGCGTCGAAGATATGGTCGACCGCTACGAGGTCGCCTGCCGGTCGGTGCGCGACCTCCTGGTCGCCTACCTCAAGGAACGCCAGCCCTCGGTCGACTACGTCACCTTGGACCGGACCAGCCACGATCTGGTGAAGCTTTTCTGGAAAGATCTGGAGCTTCACAACCCCGGCATCGAGTCCCTGCGCCTGCTGCCCGAAGTCGCAATCTCCTGGAAACAACGGGTGAAGGTCCTGCGGTCCAAGGACGGCACCTCGAAGGGCGAGCGGAAGAATTATCCGGGCGTGCTGCTGCAGGTCCGAGCCTTCTACCTTGACATCGCTCAATGGGCAGCCGAGGAACCGGAACGATGGGCTCACTGGGTGGCGCCCTGTCCCGTCAAGGCGAACGAATGTGCTGTCCGCAAAGCGAAGCTGCACCGCAAATCCCGGATGGACCAACGCACCCGCGACCAACTGCCAGCGCTGCCCTCCCTGGTCGACGCGCTGAACCAGTACCGCCGGCGCTGCGAGCAACTCCTGCAGGCCGCCCGGACCACAGCACCGGGTCAGCCGTTCACCTGCCACGGCGAGCCCTGGACACGTCCGCAGATGCCTTACAACCACACGTCCAAGGTCTACGCCACTGACGACACCGGCCGGCGCCACGACCTGAGTACACGCGAAGACAGGGCGTTCTGGGCCTGGGCGCTGGTCGAGGTCCTGCGACACAGCGGGGCCAGGATCGAGGAAACGCTCGAACTCACCCATCACGCCTTCGTGCAATACACGCTGCCCACGACCGGCGAGATCGTCCCGCTGCTGCAGATCGTTCCGTCGAAGACCGACACCGAGCGGCTAATCCTGGTCTCTCCAGAACTCGGTGAGGTACTTGCCACCGTCATTCGCCGCATCCGCACCGACGGCGCGGCGGTGCCGCTCGTCAGCGCCAGGGATATCCACGAGAAGACCTGGTCCGCGCCAATGCCGTTCCTGTTCCAGCGGCAGTACGCCTCCGAACGCCGGGTGATCAGCTCAGCCTGTGCCCGAGACCTGATCAAGAAGGTCGCGGAGGAAGCCGGATTCGCAGCCTCCTCTGGAGGCGAGGCTGTCACCTTCACCCCGCACGACTTCCGGCGGATGTTCGTCACAGACTTGGTCATGAACGGTCTCCCGCCCCACATTGCCCAGGTCATCTGCGGTCACCAGGACATCAACACGACGATGGGCTACAGGGCTGTCTACCCGCAGGAAGCGATCAGCAACTTCCGCGGCTTCCTCGCCCGACGACGATCGACCCGGCCAGGTGCCGAATACCGCACCCCCACTCCCGAGGAATGGGACGAGTTCCTCGGCCACTTCGAGAAGCGGAAGGTCTCCACGGGATCGTGCGCGCGTGCCTTCGGAACTCCCTGCATCCATGAACACGCCTGCGTCCGTTGCTCGATGCTCCGTCCCGACCCAGCCCAACGCCCCCGCATGACCGAGATCAGAGACAACTTGATCTCACGCATCGCGGAAGCCGAACGCGAGGGATGGCTCGGCGAAGTCGACGGACTGAAGATCAGCCTGGCCGGAGCCGAGGACAAGCTCCAGGAAATGAAACGGCTGGAACAACGCTTCCCGACCATCCACCTCGGCATGCCCGACTTCAGCCGCGTGACCGCCACGACCATCACCCCTGCTCAGACCGGACTGGAGCCACCAGGGCTATTGACCACCAACACTATTGACTGA
- a CDS encoding class I SAM-dependent methyltransferase, translating into MAAAVGRYLSGQAARPSGAVGRLMGRNWVRETAAVNDTAIELLRLVPGERICEIGFGPGRTLERLAAGGAEVVGVDVSPTMVDTASRRNAKSIAAGHMRLHQGDGITLPVADDGLHAVIAVHTIYFWPEPITTLADISRALRSGGLLVLAFRAGEHPLPARFDSSVYNVPTTAEATAWLHTAGFCDIRVDHRPDIAPTIVWVSAATP; encoded by the coding sequence GTGGCAGCGGCGGTCGGGCGATATCTGTCCGGTCAGGCCGCCCGGCCATCTGGCGCGGTCGGCAGGTTGATGGGCCGCAACTGGGTCCGGGAGACCGCCGCGGTCAACGACACAGCCATTGAACTTCTGCGCCTGGTTCCCGGTGAGCGGATCTGTGAGATCGGCTTCGGTCCCGGTCGCACCTTGGAGCGGCTTGCCGCGGGCGGCGCCGAGGTCGTCGGCGTCGATGTCTCCCCGACCATGGTCGACACGGCCAGCCGCCGTAACGCCAAGTCCATCGCCGCTGGCCACATGCGCCTGCACCAAGGCGATGGCATCACGCTGCCCGTAGCCGACGATGGCCTCCACGCGGTCATCGCGGTACACACCATCTACTTCTGGCCTGAGCCCATCACCACACTGGCCGACATCTCCCGAGCGCTTCGCTCAGGTGGCCTACTCGTCCTGGCCTTCCGGGCCGGCGAGCATCCACTACCAGCCCGCTTCGACTCTTCTGTGTACAACGTGCCGACGACTGCCGAGGCCACTGCGTGGCTCCACACGGCAGGTTTCTGTGACATCCGCGTCGATCACCGACCAGACATCGCCCCCACGATCGTGTGGGTCTCTGCAGCAACGCCCTGA
- a CDS encoding recombinase family protein translates to MTFTRKVWSDKIALLMAGTGVGALSYGRASKDKKKEKYSVGTQLNMNDENINRHSWKKVAEFSDNDVSASRHAPEAKRKRKDFERLILAIKSGKGDVLVLTDMSRSQRMLAVYAMLRDLCYDNGLFFWLVEGNLYDLRVTADRASLGQQALNAETQVDTIHDNTSRGLKGQIDAGRPHGHVPYGYERFKNQKTGAFERQDFDQTSYVVKKEDGTEETYTPYSIVREIFWHARRLVTETAIANLFNARGIPSPSGKLWSRQTIRSIATNPVYVGKRAHFREAVTDGQWKGIVTPKVFHNVQAIISRAVESGRTHRPFSRVWLLSYASNCGECGSWMHSKHKQDRKKRKSVVYSCADSACASVDISKFDSYVEASLVSWLSRRDIYEKMVSLTSKHDSDITIYETAIAEARAQIREIPALCKAGKLSIALAGEIESQMNAKIGEAQDAIRAVAVPDILMDLIGPDAAEQWASIADIELRRQIIKLVCAPRLRSANKNPRMPLADRVSFGGLMGDLAA, encoded by the coding sequence ATGACGTTTACGCGCAAGGTTTGGTCCGACAAAATAGCCCTGCTAATGGCCGGTACTGGGGTTGGCGCGCTGAGTTATGGCCGTGCGAGCAAGGATAAGAAGAAAGAAAAGTACTCGGTCGGTACTCAGTTGAACATGAATGACGAGAACATTAACCGGCATTCGTGGAAGAAAGTAGCTGAGTTCAGCGATAACGATGTATCCGCCTCGCGGCACGCACCGGAGGCGAAGCGGAAGCGGAAAGACTTTGAGCGTCTTATCCTTGCAATCAAGTCGGGCAAGGGTGACGTATTGGTCCTGACGGATATGTCTCGGTCACAGCGGATGCTTGCCGTATACGCCATGTTGCGTGATCTCTGTTACGACAATGGATTGTTCTTCTGGCTGGTAGAGGGAAACCTGTATGACCTTCGGGTGACGGCGGACCGGGCGTCTTTGGGTCAGCAGGCTTTGAATGCTGAAACTCAGGTGGACACGATCCATGACAATACGTCGCGTGGTTTGAAAGGCCAGATTGACGCTGGTCGCCCGCATGGTCACGTTCCTTACGGCTATGAGCGTTTCAAGAATCAGAAGACAGGTGCTTTCGAGCGCCAGGATTTCGACCAGACTTCGTATGTCGTGAAAAAGGAAGACGGCACCGAAGAGACTTACACGCCGTATAGCATCGTGCGGGAAATTTTCTGGCATGCGCGACGCCTTGTGACCGAAACGGCTATCGCGAACCTGTTCAACGCTCGCGGCATTCCGTCGCCTAGTGGCAAGTTGTGGTCACGGCAGACAATCAGGAGCATTGCGACGAATCCGGTCTATGTCGGCAAGCGTGCACATTTCCGCGAGGCTGTGACCGATGGCCAGTGGAAAGGGATTGTTACACCGAAGGTTTTCCACAATGTGCAGGCAATTATCAGTAGGGCAGTGGAGTCCGGCCGCACGCACCGGCCTTTCTCCCGGGTCTGGTTGCTGTCGTATGCGTCGAACTGCGGCGAGTGCGGTTCGTGGATGCACAGCAAGCACAAGCAGGACAGGAAGAAACGGAAGTCTGTCGTGTACTCGTGCGCCGATAGTGCTTGCGCTTCGGTGGATATCTCGAAGTTCGACAGCTATGTAGAGGCGTCGCTTGTTTCGTGGCTTTCACGGCGTGACATCTACGAAAAGATGGTCTCGCTGACCAGCAAGCATGATTCGGATATCACCATCTATGAGACTGCGATTGCGGAAGCACGCGCGCAGATTCGCGAGATCCCGGCTTTGTGCAAGGCGGGCAAGTTGAGTATTGCTCTGGCTGGTGAGATTGAATCGCAGATGAATGCCAAGATCGGCGAGGCGCAAGACGCGATCCGCGCGGTTGCCGTTCCGGATATTCTGATGGATTTGATCGGGCCGGACGCTGCCGAGCAGTGGGCTTCCATTGCTGATATCGAACTGCGGCGGCAGATTATCAAGTTGGTTTGCGCGCCCCGTCTGCGGTCGGCGAACAAGAATCCCCGTATGCCGTTGGCTGACCGTGTGTCGTTCGGTGGCCTGATGGGAGACCTTGCCGCCTGA
- a CDS encoding TetR/AcrR family transcriptional regulator: MAAPTEGKLMKRPERRQALIAAAARAFARSGYAATNLEDVATEAGVSRVLIYRHFDSKTELYKAVLDEVSDQLREATGHPNHLTESSLQALIAVAQDNPDGFKLFFRQSAQEPDFRRHADELRAAMTATAEPYLREVIHDENRLQWAAQLIPTVAVEAVIAWLDAGKPSPPTAADTITSIVGGTVTAIAGD; the protein is encoded by the coding sequence GTGGCTGCGCCGACTGAAGGCAAGCTGATGAAGCGCCCCGAGCGGCGCCAGGCCCTGATCGCTGCCGCTGCCCGGGCTTTTGCCCGCAGCGGCTACGCGGCGACGAACCTCGAGGACGTCGCCACCGAGGCCGGCGTCAGCAGAGTGCTGATCTACCGGCACTTCGACTCCAAGACCGAGCTGTACAAGGCGGTCCTCGACGAAGTCAGCGACCAGCTGCGCGAGGCCACGGGACATCCCAACCACCTCACCGAGTCCAGCCTTCAGGCACTCATCGCGGTCGCTCAGGACAACCCCGACGGGTTCAAGCTCTTCTTCCGCCAGTCGGCCCAAGAGCCCGACTTCCGCCGCCACGCCGATGAGCTCCGTGCAGCGATGACCGCGACCGCCGAGCCGTACCTAAGGGAAGTGATCCATGACGAGAACCGGCTGCAGTGGGCCGCGCAGCTGATACCGACCGTCGCTGTCGAAGCCGTGATCGCGTGGCTGGACGCGGGCAAGCCGTCACCGCCCACGGCAGCAGACACCATCACCAGCATCGTCGGAGGCACCGTCACCGCGATCGCAGGCGACTAG